The DNA window tCGCATACCCATATACTCGTCACCTCACAGCCCACACAGCCCACACAGTGGCTGCCCTTCCAGTTTCTGGCCCGGATTGCGGCGCATGCGTCTTGGTGGTGGGCTGGTCGTCGTATCCTCTGAACTTTCCCAGAGCTCACTGTGTCGTCTACCCTTAACGGGTGCAGTTCGTTCTGGTCTCGAGTCGTGCGCGAATTTATTTTCCTAAGGCCTTCCGCTGACTGGCCATCGATTTTGTGCAGAAAACCCAGAGTTTTCACCAGCGAAAAGTTGCCCAACCGTTTAAACAAAGCGCAGCCAAGTAAAGCAACAAaccagttttaaaataaaacaatttaatgcagtggcaaatttaaaactttatcAATTATATGTCCCTCAAAAAAAAGGAGTGAAAATTTTTCGCTGTTATACAGAAAGGCAGACccctacatatatatgtaaccATATACGAAAGCCTACATATAGATGTAGTTAGTATATGTTCAAGAATCCTTTAGCCAAGTCAAGAAGAAACTACGCGAATGTGCGCTTTTGGTTACCTCTTGTTTTTCGCCCTATTGTTAACAACAATTCTGGTGCTGTCCATTATTTTTGCCACCACCTCCAAGCGATCCATGTTGGATAGCTTTGTACTAGTATTCAATTACACACAAGAACACCAGGCAGACCAagaaatgcagcagcaacaacaacagccaacGGAATAtcagcagcaaccacaaatGTTCCTAAAgcagaaaatattttgagtTCCATGGGTTAATGAGTAATAATGCCCcgaagaaaataaaacgaaagaGAAAAACAATTGGTAAATGcttcaaaatatatttgcaaaaTTTCATCAATTCGCTCGACCAAACATTTCAAAATTCTCGCTAAAAACATAGCCCATAATTTCGTTTTACATAATTTTGATTCGCTACTTCCCCATCATCTAGTATACAGTGGCCTCCGGAATAGTGTGCATAGTGTGTAGAGTGTAGAGATTTCCTGGCTCGGTGTCCATGGCAAAGGCaacttgaaaatttattaataaaggTCAAGAAGAACGCAAGCGAAGGATATGAAACACGACTGAGACGGGGCGCGCATATGAGTGCGGTGAGAGGTCCTGCCTGCAGGACGGCATTAAGTGCCCGCCGTGTTGCCCCGCAGGAAGCCATAAAAAATATGACGCAGAAGGCGATAAAAGCGAGGTATCGCAAAGGACCTCGAGTGTTTGCAAATGAGGGTTGACTGTGTGACGAATAAGTTTTCAAGTGCCTGGCCAGGTGAAACGAGCTCAGGACGTTGAGAAGAGGACGTTCTCGAAAAGGATATAGCctgattttaatttcatcaAGACGTTCTTTTATCGTTTCGTGCGCCTTCAACCAGCGTCAGTCTGCATATCatgaaaactaaattaaatacattacaCAAATATTTAGCATATCCTATCTCACTTTCGCTCCCACACTCTCTACAATTCTCTCGCTTTTCTTTGTCTTCTCTCCACATTTCTCCTGTATCGCGCTTCTGCGCAAATCTTCCTTTGGAGACTTTTCACTGCAGGCTGTTGCACATTTGCTTTGACAGCTTCttcgaaaaattgaaaaagaaaaaaaaaaacataaacaaaagtattttggTCAGGTaaacaaagagagagaaaggacgagagagagagagagcgagagagtaATTCTCACAGCTGCGCATTGGAATGGTTTCTAAACTTGGTTTCACAATATTCCAGGACGCTAGTGTACGCGAGTGAAAGAATTTCTCAGTTCTCAAGTGAAATTACCACtaaagataaaataaaataaaaaaacgagtgacaaccgaaaaaaatatatattattttatcaaaACTTGACTAAAATTCAAATCACAGTGCAATTGAAAAAGTGCTAAGTAGATACCTTACAACTTGTGCTATAATGAACTTTAAGGATATAGCCGCCCTATAAGCCAGCAATCGTTTGGCCCTAACTAAAGGTAATTTCATCTCTTTAAATcgtagttatttattttaacaaagttaCGCATTATATTGAGAATACGTGTAATACATCGCCTTTAAGGACATCTTACTTTTCGGGGAGTGTGAGTACTTTTCTTTATTCTGCCTTTTGTATTTGCTCGATGACTCATTCGACTATTGGCCGACACTCGTCTGCGCTTTTATTGGAAGCATTGTGGATTGTGGAATGTTTTCCCTCTACTTcaagtgtgtgagtgagtgtgcgtgtgtgtgagtcaaGAGGGTTGCGGGTCATACAAATCTATTTGCACCGAAATCCATTTCGATATTTCAAAAAACTACTGAAAAACAAACCTTAATCTAAACAAAATTGTTTAGAATTTTGAACTTTCTTTAACTAGTTTGATTTAAATACGTGGTTCTGATACAAAGACAGGAGAAGAAAAGAAACTCACCtttaattattcaaaagtTATACTAATTTCTTTAAcgtttctttgtttgtttcatAAGAATTCTTTGTAATAAAATAGTTGCCAATGCAGTCGGCTTAGGGTTCGACTTATAACACATATAGGGAAGCAAGAAAATAGATTCTTAGCCCCACCCCTGGCTTCAATTCAAATTTCCCTGGCGAGTTGCCGGGGCATGACTCATAGCTTCGAGCTGCCGCAGAAACAAATCGTGGACGAGTACATAACCATAAAGTTGGGGCAATTATAAAATGTCAGTGCTGCCAGTGGCAGTGTGGCAGTCTCAGGCCAATTTACGGCCCACTCGAATGACTCGAATGTCTATAAAGTATAAAATGTATTCCCCATTCCTCTATTTCCACTCCAGTTAACCGGAAACCAGGACACCCACAGAGAGGAAGGACAAGATGTCGTCGGTTAAGGTGGCGGTGCGAGTGCGCCCCTTCAACTCGCGCGAAATAGCCAGGGAGTCAAAATGCATCATCGAGATGGCAGGAGCCACAACGGGTTAGAATCAACACTCTCTACACTCCagatttttcttaattatatTATTCGATATTATGTCCTGACAGCCATCACCAATCCAAAGGTGCCGCCCAACACAAGCGATTCGGTGAAGCGCTTCAACTTTGACTACTCCTACTGGTCACATGATGTAAGtctcattaaaatttcataataAATTATTCCCTAATTCATATTGGTATCATAGCATCACGATGCCGATTTCTCCACACAATCGATGGTGTACAAGGACATTGGCGAGGAGATGTTACAGCACTCCTTCGACGGCTACAATGTCTGCATCTTTGCCTATGGCCAGACTGGAGCTGGAAAGTCGTACACCATGATGGGCaggcaggaggagcagcaagAGGGCATAATACCCATGATATGCAAGGATCTGTTCACTCGCATTCAGGATACCGAGACCGATGACCTCAAGTACTCGGTGCGTCTTTATAACCATCTAACATTTACTGGCGTCTAACCTAACAACTTCTTTAGGTTGAGGTGTCCTATATGGAAATCTATTGCGAGCGGGTCAGGGATCTGCTGAACCCGAAAAATAAGGGCAATCTGCGTGTGAGGGAGCATCCGCTTTTGGGTCCTTATGTGGAGGATCTGTCCAAACTGGCCGTTACCGATTACCAGGACATTCACGATCTCATTGATGAAGGCAACAAAGCTCGGTGggtatttttataattatgtCCTGCATCTTATCATATAACTTATTTAATTGAGTAATTTTCAGAACTGTGGCAGCCACGAACATGAACGAAACCAGTTCCCGCTCTCACGCAGTCTTTACAATCTTCTTTACCCAACGTCGTCATGACCTAATGACCAATTTGACCACAGAGAAGGTATCCAAGATCAGCTTGGTGGACTTGGCTGGTTCGGAACGAGCGGATTCCACTGGGGCCAAGGGCACCCGCTTGAAGGAGGGAGCCAACATTAACAAGTCCTTGACCACGTTGGGCAAAGTTATCTCAGCTCTAGCGGAAGTGGTAAGTTTTCAATGTCTTTACTCAAAGTTTTAACTAACTTTAtgctaataaaataaatgccttTTCTTGCTGCCTGGGTACTTGATAGTCTGTAAGTTTACCTCAATGTTTATATACCCTCTATTGTTGctaacatatttattatttttggaagGCTTCCAAGAAAAAGAACACCAAAAAGGCCGACTTTATTCCGTACCGTGATTCGGCCTTGACCTGGCTGTTACGTGAAAACTTGGGAGGAAACTCGAAGACAGCTATGATTGCAGCTATTTCACCAGCAGATATTAACTATGACGAAACGCTCAGCACACTGCGGTAAGTTGtattctttaattaattaaagtaaattaatgttttatatcAATATTTCACAGCTATGCGGATCGTGCCAAGCAAATTGTTTGCAAGGCTGTGGTCAATGAAGACGCCAATGCCAAGCTGATTCGCGAACTCAAGGAGGAGATCCAGAAGCTGCGGGACTTACTCAAAGCCGAGGGCATTGAAGTGCAGGAAGGTGAGTTGGAAATAGTCTTACCTAGTCTAGTTCTGGTTAAACTATATTCAACTAAGCTAGAGTACATTAAACCCAGCCACACATTCATAAACTACTCGCTACACttgaaaaacaaaccaaaaaccccTGCCTAAGGTAGTTCTAGTCCTAGTCTAGTTATACTAGAAAAAAGCAAAACCGATCCCAAAACCAAACCTATTTCGTTTAGGACCCGATGGCAAAGTGGTGTGTGAGAAGCGCGATGCGAATAGTAAGTAAAGTCATATGAAACTCAGCGCTATAAAAAACCAATGGCTTCACATGCAACAAATGTTATTcaataattatgcaaaaatgtaCCGTGCGTTTCAGAGCTTAATGCGAGCTgatatttgttaaatatatatgtctTCTTTGctatttcataaaaatcaTCATGATTTTAAATATCATGAATTTTTCtcgcattaaatttaaagttctAAAACGCACCGATATTGTAATCTAACCACTGCCAATAAAACAAcatttctctctgtgtgtgcCTTTGTATTGTGCTGTATCGTCAAAGCTTCTAAACAATACGCTTAAGGACGAATCGAATCTTATATAACCCATACAATATTCACAGTCGAGTCCTCTTTATGTTGCCATATAAAACACCAAAGAGACTAAAAGACGTATCTAAATAGTTAATTTCAGTTGCCCAAGTCCAAAATAAGACTGGCACCAACTCCTCGCAGTCCGCACTGCTTTAAGGCTAGAACGTGGACGTGCCCGAGTTATGCAGTAGTCCTCAAGTACCCATATCCCATTGGCATCTGCTTCGTTTCGTATAAACATATTGTGAACATTTATATCCAATATATCTTTATCCAATAtatcataaatttaaaatctagCACGCTTATCACTGCGCTTGTAACCGCTAAATGGTCCGATGTTCTTTGTTCTGATGACTTTTTTGCATTTACAGAGGATGAGCTCACCAAGTCCACGGTGATCAAGTCGCCCACAAAGTCACGTAATCGCAATGGATCCACAACGGAAATGGCTGTGGATCAGCTGCAGGCCAGCGAGAAACTCATTGCAGGTAAGTGGGGATAATCTATGAAGCTTTTAACAAACGTGATCTATAATCTTTAATCCATCGCAGAACTCAACGAGACCTGGGAGGAGAAACTTAAGCGCACCGAGGAGATCCGCGTGCAGCGAGAGGCGGTCTTCGCCGAAATGGGCGTGGCTGTCAAGGAAGACGGCATAACAGTGGGCGTATTCTCGCCCAAGAAGACTCCGCATTTGGTCAACCTAAACGAGGATCCCAATCTCTCAGAGTGTCTGCTTTACTACATCAAGGAGGGTCTAACTCGGCTGGGTACCCATGAAGCAAATGTTCCACAGGACATTCAGCTCTCCGGGTCGCACATCCTCAAGGAGCACTGCACCTTTGAGAACAAGAACAGCACGGTGACCCTGCTGCCGCACAAGGATGCTATCATCTATGTCAATGGACGCAAGTTGGTTGAGCCGGAGGTTCTTAAAACCGGCTCTCGTGTGATCTTGGGAAAAAACCACGTGTTCCGCTTCACCAATCCAGAGCAGGCACGCGAATTGCGGGATAAGATCGAGACCGAAAATGAGGCTGAGAACGAAGTGGAGAAGACAGACACCCAGCAGGTGGACTGGAACTTTGCCCAGTGCGAATTGCTGGAAAAGCAAGGCATTGATCTCAAAGCCGAAATGAAGAAGCGTTTGGACAACTTGGAGGAACAGTATAAGCGGGAGAAACTTCAGGCCGATCAGCAGTTCGAGGAGCAGCGCAAAACGTACGAGGCTCGCATCGATGCTCTGCAAAAACAGGTGGAGGAGCAATCCATGACCATGTCCATGTACAGCAGCTACTCGCCGGAGGACTTCCACCAGGAGGAGGACGTCTACAGTATGTGGTTGACCACAAATTTGAAACAACAGTGTagtaattatttgttaatcCCTAGCCAACCCAATGTACGAGTCCTGCTGGACAGCGCGAGAGGCTGGCTTGGCTGCCTGGGCCTTCCGCAAGTGGCGCTACCACCAATTCACCTCTTTGCGAGACGATCTCTGGGGCAATGCTATATTCCTCAAGGAAGCTAATGCCATTTCCGTTGAGCTAAAGAAAAAGGTACTGCGTTTACCCctaatttacataaataacttaataaatttgaaatattcaaattatttcaGGTACAATTCCAATTTACTCTCTTGACCGACACCTTGTACTCCCCGTTGCCGCCTGAGCTGGCCTCCAGTGTGGCTCCTTTGCACCAGGAGGACGAGTTCGGAGCTCCACCTGTCTCTAAAACCTTGGTGGCCGTCGAAGTCACCGATACCAAGAATGGAGCAACTCACCACTGGTCTTTGGAGAAGTTACGGTAAGTTCTTTCATACACGGAACTCCATGCGAATTCCTGCTACTCTCTCACATTCATTCTTCTATGCACTTTGgttgaaattaaaaaagctgGCTTTCGATTTGAGTTgaatattatttgaataataCGTGCATGGTGGTTGTAGCTCATGGATTCTAGTTTTTTCAAACGCTCTAGAATGTGTTGGTTCATTTTTGTAACTTTGGCtgcaaacaaagcaaaaatcaCACCGCCACCATTTACGCCTCAAGTCTCATAGCCATCATTCGTTCAAAGCTCCGGCAGCTTGTTAGGTCTGTTTGAACCAATGTTGATTTGTACTTTTTCGGTTCTTTTACTACGAATCCCGAAACCCACTCCGACAAATCCTGAACCCCCGAATCCCATCCAAAATCATTTTCGTACACAAACAAGCTATCGCCTCGAGCTGATGCGACAGATATACAATGTCGAGAGTCCACCATCGTCCATGCTGTTCGATACGTCCGGCATGGAGGCATTGAGCGGATGGATCGCACCACCCAGCCAACATCCTGGacagcagccgcagctgcTCCCAGTGGAGACACCAGTCGAAAGCGAACGGGGCCGTCTCACATTGGCCAATCTGATACCTTCTAGGTTTGCTTTGACCGCAGGTTTCATTTGTATATAGACGTGTAGAAAGTATCCCTAGTTGTAGTTGCATGGCTTTCCATATTATCTTCTGATCTCTGATCTCGTATGGGCTTAAGCTTGCTGTTGCGCTGTCTCCCGCACTTCTCTATCTAtgcaatatattaataatcaaataaaagcaaataaaattttaacttCTCGATTCTAATTTCTTGAATATGTTTTTCAGGCAACGTTTGGAACTGATGCGCGAGATGTACCACAACGAGGCCGAAATGAGTCCCACTTCGCCGGATTATAATGTGGAGAGCCTCACTGGTGGAGATCCCTTCTACGATCGCTTCCCCTGGTTCCGCATGGTGGGTCGCTCCTTTATCTATTTGAGCAACCTGCTCTACCCAGTGCCATTGGTCCACAAGGTGGCCATTGTCAATGAACGCGGCGATGTGCGTGGCTACCTAAGGATTGCTGTGCAACCCGTTCTGGACGAGGAGTCCATTGATTTCAATAATGGTGTTAAGCAGTCAGCTCGCTTGGTTTTCAATGAGGACGATGCCAAGCCCAAGTACCGAGCTCTCAATGAAAAGGATGATGTTCAGCGCTATATTGACAACGGTGGCTTGGACAGCAAGTTGGAGGGTGAGTTCCTAGGACTATTCTTATAACACTAGTACTATCACTACATATTCATTATTTGTAACAGAACTGGAGGATGTGGATTCTGGTCGTGGCATTGACTCAAACTCCGCTTCCGAGTGCCATGAAAATTCCGAGGAGCCTGGCGAGCACCTGCAGGTGGGCAAGGAGTTCACCTTCCGAGTCACTGTTCTCCAGGCCACTGGCATTGGGGCTGAATATGCCGATATCTTCTGCCAGTTCAAGTAAGTAATCTTTTGAAAAGTAACCTAAGGCTTGTGGCTTATAAAATGGTTACCTTTGCAGCTTTTTGCATCGCCATGAGGAGGCGTTCTCCACCGAACCGGTTAAGAATTCGGCATCGGGTGCTCCGCTAGGCTTCTACCATGTGCAGAACGTAAGTACAAGATTACCAAACAAAGAGTTTTCCACCatatcaattaaatataaatacatatttgatTTCCTTAGATAACTGTACCCGTAACCAAATCCTTTATCGAGTATTTGAAGACCCAACCCATCATGTTTAAGATCTTTGGGCACTACCAGACGCACCCATTGCATAAGGATGCCAAGCAGGACTTCGTTTCCCGGCCCCCACCACGTCGCATGCTGCCACCGAGTATACCGATCAGTCAGCCAGTGCGTAGTCCCAAGTTTGGACCCCTACCGTGTGCGCCCACGTCCACGGTTTTGGCTAAGCACGATGTTCTGGTTTGGTTTGAGATCTGTGAATTGGCTCCCAATGGAGAATATGTGCCATCGGTTAGTATGACACAAATTTAACCATCCAAGTCTCACACATAATAATCGCAAACTCAATTTTTAAACAGGTTGTGGAGCACAGCGATGATCTTCCCTGCCGCGGACTGTTCCTCTTGCATCAGGGCATCCAGCGACGCATTCGCATCACCATTGTACATGAGCCCACAACAGAGGTGAAGTGGAAGGACATCAATGAGTTGGTGGTGGGACGCATCCGCAATACGCCGGAGTCATCCGATGAGCAGGATGAAGACGCCTGTGTCTTGTCCTTGGGCTTGTTCCCAGGCGAGGCTTTGGAGGTGCCTGGAGATGATAGATCTTTCTACCGGTTTGAGGCTGCCTGGGACTCGAGTCTGCACAACTCAGCACTGCTCAACCGCGTTTCCCAAGGCGGTGAGACCATCTACATCACCCTGAGCGCCTACTTGGAGGTAAGTTagtatattttaattttaatgtcATGTTTAATGTGTATCTTCTGCTTAGCTGGAGAACTGCGCCCGCCCGGCCATAATTACCAAGGACCTGAGCATGGTAATCTATGGACGCGACGCCCGCACCGGACCGCGCTCCCTGAAGCACCTGTTTTCGGGACAGTACCGCAATCCGGAGGCCAATCGCCTCACCGGGGTTTACGAGCTGGCACTGCGCAGAGCATCCGAAGCAGGTAGTCCAGGTAGCAATTCTCAATGTAGTTGTACTCATACTCGTACTCAGTCCGCTTGCACTCGCTTGTCGAATCCTCAGAGCTGACCCCCATTCACTCATTCTCTTGGTACCCTTGCAGGTGTACAAAGGCGTCAACGTCGAGTGCTGGACACCAGCTCAACTTATGTGCGCGGCGAGGAGAATCTTCACGGCTGGAGGCCAAGGGGTGACTCCCTCATCTTTGACCACCAGTGGGAGCTGGAGAAACTCACCAGACTTGAAGAGGTTGGACGCATGCGGCACCTTCTGCTGCTGCGCGAACGTCTGGGCATGGATACCAACCCGAATCCGACCACCAAGACCGAAAAGGATGTATGCAATCTAGCCGCTCGGGCAGCAACATCTCCCGTACATATGGTCATTCCACAATCGCCGCAGACTCCGGTCAAGGATCCGCAGCAAATCATTCCAGAACGCGAGTACAACCAACGGGAGCAGGATCTCATGCTCAAGTGCTTAAAGTTGGTGCAGGGTAAATTGAAACTCTGATTTACTAAGCCTCCCATTTGCTTAATTCTAAACTTATTTAAGGACGCTATACTAAGAGCGAGGCCAACGATACACAAACCCAGTCGGATGTTTCGCCCAGCGATGAGGGATGTGCCGACATGACCGTCAGCTGCATCTCCAGCAATTCCATGGAGTGAGTAGTCGTTTAACCACCCGTATGAACACCACACCAGCACCACCCATCTTAGTTAGCTTGCATCCATTCGGCTTTCTTGGTTTATTGGAACAAACGAAATTGGCACGACACCACAGCACACCCACAGCATATATCACTCCACCACACTAACCCAAATCACCCTATCACACATTCGACACCTCTCACAAAAATACCCTGTATATCCCGTTCTTACTCTGAACGATCCCCTTGGGACAGTCGGATCGCAGGGTGCAGCCTCTTTGCGGAATATTGTAGACATATCCGCGCTTACAGCGGCAGGGCGGTCCGCAAAGCGGTACGCAGTACTTGGAGCGGTACTCACACGTCTCCGGACAAACGCCGGCGCATCTCACATTTGTGGAGTTGTGACAGCAGCCGAATAAGAAGGGCTGCTTGATATACTGCTCCTCAGGGAGCGGCTTCCGCTTGAGGGCAATTTCTTCACCTATTGGATTAGAGATGCGATATTTATTCTCATGGCTATCGAATTCGTTAAAACGCTTTCTATGCGGTTTTTCCATGAACTCCTCATCGTCTCTCAAAGCATCCATAGGATCCAAGGTTCGAGCGGTGCGATAAGTCATGGCATTAGTTTCCGTTACTGGAAGCTCATTGGGCCAGGTTAACTCAGATTCCGAGGTGCCATCGTCAATATCATCCGGCCAGGTAATCGGGGCCTCTGTAGTTTCTTCTGCCTTCAGTTCATGTAGGATAAGTCCGATTAGCTGTACGACAAAATAAACCTTTCGACATGCCATCATAAACTGAATTAAAATAGTTCCACATTTAATAAATCAGAACTGTGTCTGAATTTCTGTAAAATGGCAATTTGTTATGGTCACAAAGCACTGTTCTTTTGCAGCTAGACTTCTGATGAAAGTAAAGTACTTATATTACTTCAGTTGCAAACATTAGTTTATTGTCTTTTTATAATACAGAAATGTTTCCTGGCCTTTACTGAAAAACACGATGACTTTCCACGACCTGTTGCTTTACATCTTGGGGACAATCAGATTTTAGGATGCAAAGTTGCAACTTTTCGTCATAGACGTAGTTAGGTTTGCATACGCAATTTACACCGCAAAACTTGGGACACTTGAGCGATTTGAAGGCACAGGTTTCGGGGCAGACTCCAGCGCACCTCATCATGCTGGCGTTCTCGCCGCAAAATCCCAGAAACGGATTCCATATGTACTTCATGCGTCCCGGATCCGGGTCCACATCATGGTCTAGGATATGATCCTCGTCGTCAGTTGACGTGACCGAAATCATCAGTAAggccggcagcagcagcaagcagaGTGATTTAAACCAAACCATCCTACAAATCAAAAGCAACTGAAGCTA is part of the Drosophila yakuba strain Tai18E2 chromosome 2R, Prin_Dyak_Tai18E2_2.1, whole genome shotgun sequence genome and encodes:
- the LOC6531363 gene encoding kinesin-like protein unc-104 isoform X6, producing the protein MSSVKVAVRVRPFNSREIARESKCIIEMAGATTAITNPKVPPNTSDSVKRFNFDYSYWSHDHHDADFSTQSMVYKDIGEEMLQHSFDGYNVCIFAYGQTGAGKSYTMMGRQEEQQEGIIPMICKDLFTRIQDTETDDLKYSVEVSYMEIYCERVRDLLNPKNKGNLRVREHPLLGPYVEDLSKLAVTDYQDIHDLIDEGNKARTVAATNMNETSSRSHAVFTIFFTQRRHDLMTNLTTEKVSKISLVDLAGSERADSTGAKGTRLKEGANINKSLTTLGKVISALAEVSASKKKNTKKADFIPYRDSALTWLLRENLGGNSKTAMIAAISPADINYDETLSTLRYADRAKQIVCKAVVNEDANAKLIRELKEEIQKLRDLLKAEGIEVQEEDELTKSTVIKSPTKSRNRNGSTTEMAVDQLQASEKLIAELNETWEEKLKRTEEIRVQREAVFAEMGVAVKEDGITVGVFSPKKTPHLVNLNEDPNLSECLLYYIKEGLTRLGTHEANVPQDIQLSGSHILKEHCTFENKNSTVTLLPHKDAIIYVNGRKLVEPEVLKTGSRVILGKNHVFRFTNPEQARELRDKIETENEAENEVEKTDTQQVDWNFAQCELLEKQGIDLKAEMKKRLDNLEEQYKREKLQADQQFEEQRKTYEARIDALQKQVEEQSMTMSMYSSYSPEDFHQEEDVYTNPMYESCWTAREAGLAAWAFRKWRYHQFTSLRDDLWGNAIFLKEANAISVELKKKVQFQFTLLTDTLYSPLPPELASSVAPLHQEDEFGAPPVSKTLVAVEVTDTKNGATHHWSLEKLRQRLELMREMYHNEAEMSPTSPDYNVESLTGGDPFYDRFPWFRMVGRSFIYLSNLLYPVPLVHKVAIVNERGDVRGYLRIAVQPVLDEESIDFNNGVKQSARLVFNEDDAKPKYRALNEKDDVQRYIDNGGLDSKLEELEDVDSGRGIDSNSASECHENSEEPGEHLQVGKEFTFRVTVLQATGIGAEYADIFCQFNFLHRHEEAFSTEPVKNSASGAPLGFYHVQNITVPVTKSFIEYLKTQPIMFKIFGHYQTHPLHKDAKQDFVSRPPPRRMLPPSIPISQPVRSPKFGPLPCAPTSTVLAKHDVLVWFEICELAPNGEYVPSVVEHSDDLPCRGLFLLHQGIQRRIRITIVHEPTTEVKWKDINELVVGRIRNTPESSDEQDEDACVLSLGLFPGEALEVPGDDRSFYRFEAAWDSSLHNSALLNRVSQGGETIYITLSAYLELENCARPAIITKDLSMVIYGRDARTGPRSLKHLFSGQYRNPEANRLTGVYELALRRASEAGSPGVQRRQRRVLDTSSTYVRGEENLHGWRPRGDSLIFDHQWELEKLTRLEEVGRMRHLLLLRERLGMDTNPNPTTKTEKDVCNLAARAATSPVHMVIPQSPQTPVKDPQQIIPEREYNQREQDLMLKCLKLVQGRYTKSEANDTQTQSDVSPSDEGCADMTVSCISSNSMENNKFVIRRRLCSPDRADAPNGWEAPAPATQPALPLRLYVPELEEIRVSPVVARKGLLNVLEHGGSGWKKRWVIVRRPYVFIYRSEKDPVERAVLNLATAHVECSEDQAAMVKIPNTFSVVTKHRGYLLQTLGDKEVHDWLYAINPLLAGQIKSRLARRTLEPASQTASQIQATNAVNANSASK